The proteins below come from a single Anguilla rostrata isolate EN2019 chromosome 3, ASM1855537v3, whole genome shotgun sequence genomic window:
- the clk4b gene encoding dual specificity protein kinase CLK4b isoform X2, with amino-acid sequence MRQSSRMRSPGRWLAENSLEEKLETRKRRKRDSHSSERENKYQKRHHHRTREGHCLEPRTQNEWAEPKDCEASAADRACKRSGRDRDWHHYSKSSGNSRRSRRSSSRRRRHSSSSSSSRRRRHRHRGRRCSPPRPRSRSRSHRRKRSRSFEDDDEGHLLYHSGHMLRGRYEIMCTLGEGAFGKVVECRDHSKGGARVAVKIIKNIDRYREAAMSEVEVLEQMNSLDCDRRYACVRMLDWFDHHGHVCIAFELLGLSTYDFLKENGFLHFPMDQIRHMAYQIIRAVRFLHRNKLTHTDLKPENILFVNSDYHMEYNSDMKRDERTVKNPDVKVVDLGNATYDHDYHTSVVSTRHYRAPEVILGLGWDRSCDVWSLGCILIEYYLGQTLFQTHDSKEHLAMMERVLGPIPPHMLQRTKKRRYVRHDRLDWDEHSSSGRYVRKHCRPLRQFISSKSGEHEQLFDLIQKMMEYEPSKRITLEQAIKHPFFHPLRKAKRK; translated from the exons ATGCGTCAGTCCAGCCGAATGCGTTCCCCGGGCAGATGGCTCGCCGAGAACAGCTTGGAGGAGAAGCTGGAGACCCGGAAACGACGGAAGAGAGACTCGCAtagcagcgagagagagaacaaataCCAGAAACGGCACCACCACAGAACACGCGAAGG GCACTGCCTGGAGCCGCGGACGCAGAATGAGTGGGCGGAGCCTAAAGACTGCGAGGCCAGCGCCGCGGACCGCGCCTGCAAGCGCTCCGGGCGGGACCGCGACTGGCACCACTACAGCAAGTCCTCCGGGAACAGCCGGCGCAGTCGCCGTAGCAGCAGCCGCCGTCGTCGccatagcagcagcagcagcagcagccgccgaCGACGCCACCGTCACCGTGGGCGACGctgcagccccccccgcccacgcTCCCGCTCG AGGAGTCATCGCAGGAAAAGATCCAGGAGTTTTGAGGATGATGACGAGGGTCACCTGCTCTATCACAGTGGACACATGCTGAGAGGAAGAT ATGAGATTATGTGCACCTTAGGCGAGGGAGCCTTTGGGAAGGTGGTGGAATGTCGGGACCATTCAAA GGGCGGAGCTCGCGTGGCCGTgaagatcattaaaaatatcGACCGCTATCGAGAGGCGGCCATGTCCGaggtggaggtgctggagcAGATGAACTCGCTGGACTGCGACCGGCGCTA cgcCTGCGTGCGGATGCTGGACTGGTTCGATCACCACGGTCACGTCTGCATCGCGTTCGAGCTGCTCGGCCTCAGCACCTACGACTTCCTGAAGGAGAACGGCTTCCTGCACTTCCCCATGGACCAGATCAGACACATGGCCTACCAGATCATACGGGCCGTACGCT TTCTGCATCGCAACAAGCTCACTCACACCGACCTGAAGCCTGAGAACATCCTCTTCGTCAACTCGGACTACCACATGGAGTACAATTCAGACATG AAACGGGACGAGAGGACGGTGAAGAACCCGGACGTGAAGGTGGTGGATTTGGGGAACGCCACCTACGACCATGATTACCACACGTCCGTGGTGTCCACACGCCACTACCGGGCCCCCGAGGTCAtcctgg ggctgGGGTGGGACCGCTCGTGCGATGTGTGGAGTCTGGGCTGCATACTCATCGAGTATTACCTGGGACAGACGCTCTTtcag ACCCACGACAGTAAGGAGCACCTGGCCATGATGGAGAGGGTGCTGGGGCCCATCCCGCCTCACATGCTGCAGCGGACCAA GAAGCGCCGCTACGTGCGCCATGACAGGCTGGACTGGGACGAGCACAGCTCCTCTGGGAGATACGTCAGGAAGCACTGCAGGCCTCTccgg CAATTCATATCGTCCAAGAGCGGCGAGCACGAGCAGCTGTTCGACCTGATCCAGAAGATGATGGAGTACGAGCCGTCCAAGAGGATCACCCTGGAGCAGGCCATCAAGCACCCCTTCTTCCACCCGCTGAGGAAGGCCAAGAGGAAGTGA
- the clk4b gene encoding dual specificity protein kinase CLK4b isoform X1, with the protein MDDRRLVVTLSGCSPSAVEAMRQSSRMRSPGRWLAENSLEEKLETRKRRKRDSHSSERENKYQKRHHHRTREGHCLEPRTQNEWAEPKDCEASAADRACKRSGRDRDWHHYSKSSGNSRRSRRSSSRRRRHSSSSSSSRRRRHRHRGRRCSPPRPRSRSRSHRRKRSRSFEDDDEGHLLYHSGHMLRGRYEIMCTLGEGAFGKVVECRDHSKGGARVAVKIIKNIDRYREAAMSEVEVLEQMNSLDCDRRYACVRMLDWFDHHGHVCIAFELLGLSTYDFLKENGFLHFPMDQIRHMAYQIIRAVRFLHRNKLTHTDLKPENILFVNSDYHMEYNSDMKRDERTVKNPDVKVVDLGNATYDHDYHTSVVSTRHYRAPEVILGLGWDRSCDVWSLGCILIEYYLGQTLFQTHDSKEHLAMMERVLGPIPPHMLQRTKKRRYVRHDRLDWDEHSSSGRYVRKHCRPLRQFISSKSGEHEQLFDLIQKMMEYEPSKRITLEQAIKHPFFHPLRKAKRK; encoded by the exons ATGGATGACCGTAGGCTAGTCGTAACGCTTTCTGGGTGCAGCCCGTCGGCAGTAGAAGCA ATGCGTCAGTCCAGCCGAATGCGTTCCCCGGGCAGATGGCTCGCCGAGAACAGCTTGGAGGAGAAGCTGGAGACCCGGAAACGACGGAAGAGAGACTCGCAtagcagcgagagagagaacaaataCCAGAAACGGCACCACCACAGAACACGCGAAGG GCACTGCCTGGAGCCGCGGACGCAGAATGAGTGGGCGGAGCCTAAAGACTGCGAGGCCAGCGCCGCGGACCGCGCCTGCAAGCGCTCCGGGCGGGACCGCGACTGGCACCACTACAGCAAGTCCTCCGGGAACAGCCGGCGCAGTCGCCGTAGCAGCAGCCGCCGTCGTCGccatagcagcagcagcagcagcagccgccgaCGACGCCACCGTCACCGTGGGCGACGctgcagccccccccgcccacgcTCCCGCTCG AGGAGTCATCGCAGGAAAAGATCCAGGAGTTTTGAGGATGATGACGAGGGTCACCTGCTCTATCACAGTGGACACATGCTGAGAGGAAGAT ATGAGATTATGTGCACCTTAGGCGAGGGAGCCTTTGGGAAGGTGGTGGAATGTCGGGACCATTCAAA GGGCGGAGCTCGCGTGGCCGTgaagatcattaaaaatatcGACCGCTATCGAGAGGCGGCCATGTCCGaggtggaggtgctggagcAGATGAACTCGCTGGACTGCGACCGGCGCTA cgcCTGCGTGCGGATGCTGGACTGGTTCGATCACCACGGTCACGTCTGCATCGCGTTCGAGCTGCTCGGCCTCAGCACCTACGACTTCCTGAAGGAGAACGGCTTCCTGCACTTCCCCATGGACCAGATCAGACACATGGCCTACCAGATCATACGGGCCGTACGCT TTCTGCATCGCAACAAGCTCACTCACACCGACCTGAAGCCTGAGAACATCCTCTTCGTCAACTCGGACTACCACATGGAGTACAATTCAGACATG AAACGGGACGAGAGGACGGTGAAGAACCCGGACGTGAAGGTGGTGGATTTGGGGAACGCCACCTACGACCATGATTACCACACGTCCGTGGTGTCCACACGCCACTACCGGGCCCCCGAGGTCAtcctgg ggctgGGGTGGGACCGCTCGTGCGATGTGTGGAGTCTGGGCTGCATACTCATCGAGTATTACCTGGGACAGACGCTCTTtcag ACCCACGACAGTAAGGAGCACCTGGCCATGATGGAGAGGGTGCTGGGGCCCATCCCGCCTCACATGCTGCAGCGGACCAA GAAGCGCCGCTACGTGCGCCATGACAGGCTGGACTGGGACGAGCACAGCTCCTCTGGGAGATACGTCAGGAAGCACTGCAGGCCTCTccgg CAATTCATATCGTCCAAGAGCGGCGAGCACGAGCAGCTGTTCGACCTGATCCAGAAGATGATGGAGTACGAGCCGTCCAAGAGGATCACCCTGGAGCAGGCCATCAAGCACCCCTTCTTCCACCCGCTGAGGAAGGCCAAGAGGAAGTGA
- the clk4b gene encoding dual specificity protein kinase CLK4b isoform X3, with protein MCTLGEGAFGKVVECRDHSKGGARVAVKIIKNIDRYREAAMSEVEVLEQMNSLDCDRRYACVRMLDWFDHHGHVCIAFELLGLSTYDFLKENGFLHFPMDQIRHMAYQIIRAVRFLHRNKLTHTDLKPENILFVNSDYHMEYNSDMKRDERTVKNPDVKVVDLGNATYDHDYHTSVVSTRHYRAPEVILGLGWDRSCDVWSLGCILIEYYLGQTLFQTHDSKEHLAMMERVLGPIPPHMLQRTKKRRYVRHDRLDWDEHSSSGRYVRKHCRPLRQFISSKSGEHEQLFDLIQKMMEYEPSKRITLEQAIKHPFFHPLRKAKRK; from the exons ATGTGCACCTTAGGCGAGGGAGCCTTTGGGAAGGTGGTGGAATGTCGGGACCATTCAAA GGGCGGAGCTCGCGTGGCCGTgaagatcattaaaaatatcGACCGCTATCGAGAGGCGGCCATGTCCGaggtggaggtgctggagcAGATGAACTCGCTGGACTGCGACCGGCGCTA cgcCTGCGTGCGGATGCTGGACTGGTTCGATCACCACGGTCACGTCTGCATCGCGTTCGAGCTGCTCGGCCTCAGCACCTACGACTTCCTGAAGGAGAACGGCTTCCTGCACTTCCCCATGGACCAGATCAGACACATGGCCTACCAGATCATACGGGCCGTACGCT TTCTGCATCGCAACAAGCTCACTCACACCGACCTGAAGCCTGAGAACATCCTCTTCGTCAACTCGGACTACCACATGGAGTACAATTCAGACATG AAACGGGACGAGAGGACGGTGAAGAACCCGGACGTGAAGGTGGTGGATTTGGGGAACGCCACCTACGACCATGATTACCACACGTCCGTGGTGTCCACACGCCACTACCGGGCCCCCGAGGTCAtcctgg ggctgGGGTGGGACCGCTCGTGCGATGTGTGGAGTCTGGGCTGCATACTCATCGAGTATTACCTGGGACAGACGCTCTTtcag ACCCACGACAGTAAGGAGCACCTGGCCATGATGGAGAGGGTGCTGGGGCCCATCCCGCCTCACATGCTGCAGCGGACCAA GAAGCGCCGCTACGTGCGCCATGACAGGCTGGACTGGGACGAGCACAGCTCCTCTGGGAGATACGTCAGGAAGCACTGCAGGCCTCTccgg CAATTCATATCGTCCAAGAGCGGCGAGCACGAGCAGCTGTTCGACCTGATCCAGAAGATGATGGAGTACGAGCCGTCCAAGAGGATCACCCTGGAGCAGGCCATCAAGCACCCCTTCTTCCACCCGCTGAGGAAGGCCAAGAGGAAGTGA